The DNA window CAGCGCAGCGAGACCAACTGCGGCAGTTGTGGCACGCCCTGATCGACCGGATGGACGACAACGGAACCATCACCGCCACCGAGTCAGACCTCGCCAAGGCGACATCCACACTGCAGTCGACGGTGCATCGCCGGATCGGGGTATTGCGCGGCCGTGGTCTGCTGCAGCGGGTCCAGGAAGCACACCGTGGCGGGGCGGCGCGGTACGGGGTGAATGATCCCGGTCAGCTCCGGCAAGCACCGCTGCCGGCCCCTCCCGAGGGCAGCCGGTGGGTGTGCGACCCGGACGAGGCCCGAGTCCTGTTCGACCTGCACGCCGGCCACATCGCCGCCACCACAGCGCAGCGGGACGGGCTGCGGCAGTTGTGGCACGCCCTGATCGACCGGATGGACGACAACGGAACCATCACCGCCAGCCTGTCAGACCTCGCCGAGGCGACATCCACACCGCGGCCGACGGTGCAGGCCCGGATCAGGGTATTGCGCGACCGTGGTCTGCTGCAGCTGGTCCAGGAAGCACACGGTCACGGGGCGGCGCGGTACGGGGTGAGCGACCCGGGCCGGCCCCGGCAAGCACCGCTGCCCGCCCCTCCCGAGGGCAGCCGGTGGGTGCACAACCCGGACGAGGCCCGAGCCCTGATCGACCAACACGCCGACCACATCGCCACCACCACAGCGCAGCGAGACCAACTGCGGCAGTTGTGGCACGCCCTGATCGACCGGATGGACGACAACGGAACCATCACCGCCAGCGAGCCAGACCTCGCCGAGGCGACATCCACACCGCGACCGACGGTGCGTGACCGGATCGGGGTATTGCGCGACCGTGGTCTGCTGCAGCGGGTCCAAGAAGCACACGGTCGTGTGGCGGCGCGGTACGGGGTGAGCGACCCGGGCCGGCCCCGGCAAGCACCGGTGCCCGGCCCTGCCCTCGGACCGCACCGCCCACAGGGTGGTGAAGACCTGTCCTGGCTGGACCACGGAGCTACGGCGCCGATACCCGGCCCGGCACCCGCCTCGCCGACGGGCACGGACCTGCCACAGCTGCCCGGGCCGTGGGACGACCCGGACGCCCCCACCACGCCGGCCCGGCCGACGGAGTGGGCAGAACAGGCGGAGCCGATGGAGTGGACGGAACCGGGATGGCCGGTTCCCGGCACGGGTGTGACCCACGAGATGGACCCAGCCGTTTTACTCGATGTGGACCCGGCCGATCTGCTCTACCTGCTTGAGGCCGTGGGCACGGAACCCGACCCCGAACCGCAACCGATGCATCCGCCCCGGCCGCAGACCCCGCCCCGCCCGACATCGTGGCCGCAACCCAACGGCGACCAGCCCAGCCAGTCCCCCGGGACTCAGTCGATCCCGCCCGGACCAGGCACGCAGAATCCGGCACCTCAATCGCCGACGCCCGAGCCGGTTCCCGGCATGGATGTGACCCACGAGCACGATGCGGCGATCTCCACCGACTTCGGCCAGCCCAGCATCGACGATCAGGCCGACTACGGCAGCAGGAACCTCGACGACTGGGCCGACGACGGCGGGAACCTCGACGACTGGGCCGGCGACGGCGGAAACCTCGGCGACTGGGCCATCGGGCAGGGGCCGGACATGGACTGGCAACCATCCCTCACGCCACCCCCAGCGGTGACCCACACCGACGCCGGCACCATCCACACCGGCGATACCCCCCACCACCCCATCGACGAGCCACCCACCACACCCGCCCCACTGCACCCCGACGAACACCAACCCACCGCCGGCAGCCGACAGGTACGCCACCCGGACGAGGCCCGGGCCCTGTTCGACCTGCACGCCGACCACATCGCCGCCACCACAGCGCAGCGGGAACCGCTGCGGCAGTTGTGGCACGCCCTGATCAACCACATGGACGACAACGGAACCATCACCGCCAGCGAGTCAGACCTCGCCAAGGCGACATCCACACCGCCGAGGACGGTGCATCACCGGATCGGGGTATTGCGCGACCGTGGTCTGCTGCAGCGGGTCCAGGAAGCACACGGTCGCGGGGCGGCGCGGTACGGGGTGAGCGACCCGGGCCGGCCCCGGCAAGCACCGCTGCCCGCCCCTCCCGAGGGCAGCCGGTGGGTGCACAACCCGGACGAGGCCCGAGCCCTGATCGACCAACACGCCGACCACATCGCCACCACCACAGCGCAGCGAGACCAGCTGCGGCAGTTGTGGCACGCCCTGATCGACCGGATGGACGACAACGGAACCATCACCGCCAGCGTGTCAGACCTCGCCAAGGCGACATCCACACCGCGACCGACGGTGCGTGACCGGATGGGGGTATTGCGCGGCCGTGGTCTGCTGCAGCGGGTCCAAGAAGCACACGGTCGCGGGGCGGCGCGGTACGGGGTGAATGATCCCGGTCAGCCCCGGCAAGCACCGCTGCCCGCCCCTCCCGAGGGCAGCCGGTGGGTGCGCGACCCGGACGAGGCCCGGGCCCTGTTCGGCCAGCACGCCGACCACATCGCCACCACAGCGCAGCGGGAACCGCTGCGGCAGTTGTGGCACGCCCTGATCGACCGGATGGACGACAACGGAACCATCACCGCCAGCGAGCCAGACCTCGCCAAGGCGACAGCCACACTGCAGCCGACGGTGCATCGCTGGATGGGGGTATTGCGCGACCGTGGTCTGCTGCAGCGGGTCCAGGAAGCACACGGTCGCGTGGCGGCGCGGTACGGGGTGAGCGACCCGGGCCGGCCCCGGCAAGCACCGGTGCCCGGCCCTGCCCTCGGACCGCACCGCCCACAAGGTGAAAATCTGTCCTGGCTGGACCACGGAGCTACGGCGCCGATACCCGGGCCGGCACCCGCCTCGCCGACGGGCACGGACCTGCCACAACTGCCCGGGCCGTGGGACGACCCGGACGCCCCCACCACACCGGCCTGGCCGACAGGGCGGGCAGAACCGGCGGAGCCGATGGGGTGGACGGAACCGGGATGGCCGGTTCCCGGCACGGCTGCGACCCACGAGCACGGTGCGGCGATCTCCACCGACCCCGGCCAGCCCAGCAATCAGGCCGGCCAGGGCAGCGACAACCTCGACGACTGGGCCACCCACGAGATGGACCCAGCCGATTTACTCGATGTGGACCCGGCCGACCTGCTCTACCTGCTTGAGGCCGTGGGCACGGAACCCGACCCCGAACCGCAACCGATGCATCCGCCCCGGCCGCAGACCCCGCCCCGCCCGACATCGTGGCCGCAACCCAACGGCGACCAGCCCAGCCAGTCCCCCGGGACTCAGTCGATCCCGCCCGGACCAGGCACGCAGAATCCGGCACCTCAATCGCCGACGCCCGAGCCGGTTCCCGGCATGGATGTGACCCACGAGCACGATGCGGCGATCTCCACCGACTTCGGCCAGCCCAGCATCGACGATCAGGCCGACTACGGCAGCAGGAACCTCGACGACTGGGCCGACGACGGCGGGAACCTCGACGACTGGGCCATCGGGCAGGGGCCGGACATGGACTGGCAACCATCCCTCACGCCACCCCCAGCGGTGACCCACACCGACGCCGGCACCATCCACACCGGCGACACCCCCCACCACCCCACCGACGAGCCACCCACCACACCCGCCCCACTGCACCCCCACCAACCCCAACCCACCGCCAGCAGCCGACAGGTACGCCACCCGGACGAGGCCCGGGCCCTGTTCGACCAACACGCCGACTACATCGCCACCACCACAGCGCAGCGGGAACCGCTGCGGCAGTTGTGGCACGCCCTGATCAACCACATGGACGACAACGGAACCATCACCGCCAGCGGGTCAGACCTCGCCAAGGCGACATCCACACCGCGACCGACGGTGCGTGACCGGATCGGGGTATTGCGCGACCGTGGTCTGCTGCAGCGGGTCCAAGAAGCACACCGTGGCGGGGCGGCGCGGTACGGGGTAAGCGACCCGGGCCGGCCCCGGCAAGCACCGCTGCCCGCCCCTCCCGAGGGCAGCCGGTGGGTGCACAACCCGGACGAGGCCCGAGCCCTGATCGACCAACACGCCGACCACATCGCCACCACCACAGCGCAGCGAGACCAACTGCGGCAGTTGTGGCACGCCCTGATCGACCGGATGGACGACAACGGAACCATCACCGCCAGCGAGCCAGACCTCGCCAAGGCGACAGCCACACCGCGACCGACGGTGCGTCACCGGATCGGGGTATTGCGCGACCGTAATCTGCTGCAGCGGGTCCAAGAAGCACACCGTGGCGGGCGGCACGGTACGGGGTGAGCGACCCGGGCCGGCCCCGGCAAGCACCGCTGCCCGCCCCTCCCGAGGGCAGCCGGTGGGTGCGCGACCCGGACGAGGCCCAGGCCCTGTTCGACCAACACGCCGACCACATCGCCACCACCACAGCGCAGCGAGACCAGCTGCGGCAGTTGTGGCACGCCCTGATCGACCGGATGGACGACAACGGAACCATCACCGCCAGCGAGCCAGACCTCGCCACGGCGACATCCACACCGCAGCCGACGGTGCATTACCGGATCGGGGTATTGCGCGACCGTGGTCTGCTGCAGCGGGTCCAGGAAGCACACGGTCGCGGGGCGGCGCGGTACGGGGTGAGCGACCCGGGCCGGCCCCGGCAAGCACCGGTGCCCGGCCCTGCCCTCGGACCGCACCGCCCACAAGGTGAAAATCTGTCCTGGCTGGACCACGGAGCTACGGCGCCGATACCCGGGCCGGCACCCGCCTCGCCGACGGGCACGGACCTGCCACAACTGCCCGGGCCGTGGGACGACCCGGACGCCCCCACCACACCGGCCTGGCCGACAGGGCGGGCAGAACCGGCGGAGCCGATGGGGTGGACGGAACCGGGATGGCCGGTTCCCGGCACGGCTGCGACCCACGAGCACGGTGCGGCGATCTCCACCGACCCCGGCCAGCCCAGCAATCAGGCCGGCCAGGGCAGCGACAACCTCGACGACTGGGCCACCCACGAGATGGACCCAGCCGATTTACTCGATGTGGACCCGGCCGACCTGCTCTACCTGCTTGAGGCCGTGGGCACGGAACCCGACCCCGAACCGCAACCGATGCATCCGCCCCGGCCGCAGACCCCGCCCCGCCCGACATCGTGGCCGCAACCCAACGGCGACCAGCCCAGCCAGTCCCCCGGGACTCAGTCGATCCCGCCCGGACCAGGCACGCAGAATCCGGCACCTCAATCGCCGACGCCCGAGCCGGTTCCCGGCATGGATGTGACCCACGAGCACGATGCGGCGATCTCCACCGACTTCGGCCAGCCCAGCATCGACGATCAGGCCGACTACGGCAGCAGGAACCTCGACGACTGGGCCGACGACGGCGGGAACCTCGGCGACTGGGCCATCGGGCAGGGGCCGGACATGGACTGGCAACCATCCCTCACGCCACCCCCAGCGGTGACCCACACCGACGCCGGCACCATCCACACCGGCGACACCCCCACCACCCCACCGACGAGCCACCCACCACACCCGCCCCACTGCACCCCCACCAACCCCAACCCACCGCCAGCAGCCGACAGGTACGCCACCCGGACGAGGCCCGGGCCCTGTTCGACCAACACGCCGACCACATCGCCACCACCACAGCGCAGCGAGACCAGCTGCGGCAGTTGTGGCACGCCCTGATCAACCACATGGACGACAACGGAACCATCACCGCCAGCGTGTCAGACCTCGCCAAGGCGACATCCACACCGCGACCGACGGTGCGTGACCGGATCGGGGTATTGCGCGGCCGTGGTCTGCTGCAGCGGGTCCAAGAAGCACACGGTCGCGGGGCGGCGCGGTACGGGGTGAATGATCCCGGTCAGCCCCGGCAAGCACCGCTGCCCGCCCCTCCCGAGGGCAGCCGGTGGGTGCGCGACCCGGACGAGGCTCGGGCCCTGTTCGACCAGCACGCCGACCACATCGCCACCACAGCGCAGCGGGAACCGCTGCGGCAGTTGTGGCACGCCCTGATCGACCGGATGGACGACAACGGAACCATCACCGCCAGCGCGTCAGACCTCGCCAAGGCGACAGCCACACTGCCGCAGACGGTGCATCACCGGATCGGGGTATTGCGCGACCGTGGTCTGCTGCAGCGGGTCCAAGAAGCACACCGTGGCGGGGCGGCGCGGTACGGGGTAAGCGACCCGGGCCGGCCCCGGCAAGCACCGCTGCCCGCCCCTCCCGAGGGCAGCCGGTGGGTGCACAACCCGGACGAGGCCCGAGCCCTGATCGACCTGCACGCCAACCACATCGCCACCACCACAGCGCAGCGAGACCAACTGCGGCAGTTGTGGCACGCCCTGATCGACCGGATGGACGACAACGGAACCATCACCGCCAGCGAGCCAGACCTCGCCACGGCGACATCCACACTGCAGCCGACGGTGCATGACCGGATGGGGGTATTGCGCGACCGTGGTCTGCTGCAGCGGGTCCAGGAAGCACACGGTCGCGTGGCGGCGCGGTACGGGGTGAGCGACCCGGGCCGGCCCGGCAAGCACCGCTGCCCGGCCCTGCCCTCGGACCAAACCGCCCACAAGGTGAAAATCTGTCCTGGCTGGACCACGGAGCTACCGCGCCGATACCCGGGCCGGCACCCGCCTCGCCGACGGACACGGACCTGCCACAGCTGCCCGGGCCGTGGGACGACCCGGACGCCCCCACCACGCCGGCCTGGCCGACAGGGTGGGCAGAACCGGCGGAGCCGATGGAGTGGACGGAACCGGGATGGCCGGTTCCCGGCACGGCTGCGACCGACGAGCACGGTGCGGCGATATCCACCGACTTCGGCCAGCCCAGCATCGACGATCAGGCCGACGACGGCAGCAGGAACCTCGACGACTGGGCCGACGACGGCGGGAACCTCGGCGACTGGGCCATCGGGCAGGGGCCGGACATGGACTGGCAACCACCCCTCACGGTGGCCCGCACCGACGCCGGCACCATCCACACCGGCGACACCCCCCACCACCCCACCGACGAGCCACCCACCACACCCGCCCCACTGCACCCCCACCAACCCCAACCCACCGCCAGCAGCCGACAGGTACGCCACCCGGACGAGGCCCGGGCCCTGTTCGACCAACACGCCGACCACATCGCCACCACCACAGCGCAGCGAGACCAACTGCGGCAGTTGTGGCACGCCCTGATCGACCGGATGGACGACAACGGAACCATCACCGCCACCGAGTCAGACCTCGCCAAGGCGACAGCCACACCGCAGCAGACGGTGCATGACCGGATCGGGATATTGCGCGACCGTGGTCTGCTGCAGCGGGTCCAAGAAGCACACCGTGGCGGGGCGGCGCGGTACGGGGTGAGCGACCCGGGCCGGCCCCGGCAAGCACCGCTGCCCGCCCCTGCCCTCGGACCAAACCGCCCACAAGGTGAAGATCTGTCCTGGCTGGACCACGGAGCTACGGCGCCGATACCCGGGCCGGCACCCGCCTCGCCGACGGACACGAGCCTGCCACAGCTGCCCGGGCCGTGGGACGACCCGGACGCCCCCACCACGCCGGCCTGGCCGACAGGGTGGGCAGAACCGGCGGAGCCGATGGGGTGGGCGGAACCGGGGTGGCCGGTTCCCGGCACGGCTGCGACCCACGAGCACGGTGCGGCGATCTCCACCGACCCCGGCCAGCCCAGCAATCAGGCCGGCCAGGGCAGCGACAACCTCGACGACTGGGCCACCCACGAGATGGACCCAGCCGATTTACTCGATGTGGACCCGGCCGACCTGCTCTACCTGCTTGAGGCCGTGGGCACGGAACCCGACCCCGAACGGCAACCGATGCATCCGCCCCGGCCGCAGACCCCGCCCCGCCCGACATCGTGGCCGCAACCCAACGGCGACCAGCCCAGCCAGTCCCCCGGGACTCAGTCGATCCCGCCCGGACCAGGCACGCAGAATCCGGCACCTCAATCGCCGACGCCCGAGCCGGTTCCCGGCATGGATGTGACCCACGAGCACGGTGCGGCGATCTCCACCGACTTCGGCCAGCCCAGCATCGACGATCAGGCCGACTACGGCAGCAGGAACCTCGACGACTGGGCCGACGACGGCGGGAACCTCGA is part of the Micromonospora olivasterospora genome and encodes:
- a CDS encoding MarR family transcriptional regulator translates to MSDPGRPRQAPLPAPPEGSRWVRDPDEAQALFDQHADHIATTTAQRDQLRQLWHALIDRMDDNGTITASEPDLATATSTPQPTVHYRIGVLRDRGLLQRVQEAHGRGAARYGVSDPGRPRQAPVPGPALGPHRPQGENLSWLDHGATAPIPGPAPASPTGTDLPQLPGPWDDPDAPTTPAWPTGRAEPAEPMGWTEPGWPVPGTAATHEHGAAISTDPGQPSNQAGQGSDNLDDWATHEMDPADLLDVDPADLLYLLEAVGTEPDPEPQPMHPPRPQTPPRPTSWPQPNGDQPSQSPGTQSIPPGPGTQNPAPQSPTPEPVPGMDVTHEHDAAISTDFGQPSIDDQADYGSRNLDDWADDGGNLGDWAIGQGPDMDWQPSLTPPPAVTHTDAGTIHTGDTPTTPPTSHPPHPPHCTPTNPNPPPAADRYATRTRPGPCSTNTPTTSPPPQRSETSCGSCGTP
- a CDS encoding helix-turn-helix domain-containing protein; amino-acid sequence: MDWQPPLTVARTDAGTIHTGDTPHHPTDEPPTTPAPLHPHQPQPTASSRQVRHPDEARALFDQHADHIATTTAQRDQLRQLWHALIDRMDDNGTITATESDLAKATATPQQTVHDRIGILRDRGLLQRVQEAHRGGAARYGVSDPGRPRQAPLPAPALGPNRPQGEDLSWLDHGATAPIPGPAPASPTDTSLPQLPGPWDDPDAPTTPAWPTGWAEPAEPMGWAEPGWPVPGTAATHEHGAAISTDPGQPSNQAGQGSDNLDDWATHEMDPADLLDVDPADLLYLLEAVGTEPDPERQPMHPPRPQTPPRPTSWPQPNGDQPSQSPGTQSIPPGPGTQNPAPQSPTPEPVPGMDVTHEHGAAISTDFGQPSIDDQADYGSRNLDDWADDGGNLDDWAGDGGNLGDWAIGQGPDMDWQPSLTPPPAVTHTDAGTIHTGDTPHHPTDEPPTTPAPLHPDQPQPTAGSRQVRHPDEARALFDQHADHIATTTSRPTGRAEPAEPDPGMDVTDEHGAAISTHPGQPSIDDQADDGGGNLGDWAIGQGPDMDWQPSLTPPPAVTHTDAGTIHTGDTPHHPTDEPPTTPAPLHPDQPQPTATSRQVRHPDEARALFDQHANHIATTTSRPTGRAEPAEPDPGTDVTDEHGAAISTHPGQPNIDDQADDGGGNLGDWAIGQGPDMDWQPPLTPPPAVTHTDAGTIHTGDAPTTPPTSHPPHPPHCTPTNTNPPPPADRYATRTRPGP